The bacterium genome contains a region encoding:
- the rpmC gene encoding 50S ribosomal protein L29: MKASDLREFTMIELLNKRKEFSAELLNLRHQKVIRQIENPRRIREIKKTIAQVNTIMKERELGIKSGGGDRES; encoded by the coding sequence ATCGGATTTAAGAGAATTTACTATGATAGAGCTTTTAAATAAAAGAAAGGAGTTTTCAGCTGAGCTTCTTAACCTTCGCCATCAAAAGGTAATAAGGCAGATTGAGAATCCAAGAAGGATAAGGGAGATAAAGAAAACAATTGCCCAGGTTAATACAATTATGAAAGAAAGGGAGCTTGGGATAAAGTCAGGAGGAGGAGATCGAGAGTCTTAA
- the rpsQ gene encoding 30S ribosomal protein S17 produces MRKERVGVVVSDKMDKTVVIEGETIVKHPLYKKYIRRKKKYYCHNEKKAKTGDKVKIIETRPLSKMKRWAVVEVLK; encoded by the coding sequence ATGAGAAAGGAAAGAGTAGGTGTTGTTGTTTCAGATAAGATGGATAAAACCGTTGTTATTGAGGGAGAAACAATCGTTAAGCATCCATTATACAAAAAGTATATCAGAAGAAAAAAGAAATATTATTGCCACAATGAAAAGAAAGCAAAAACAGGCGATAAGGTAAAAATTATAGAAACAAGGCCTCTTTCAAAGATGAAAAGATGGGCGGTTGTTGAGGTATTAAAATGA